The sequence CAGCTGGCACAAAGGCATgttggaaggaaggaagaaaaaaaaaaaagattcaatggaaaaaaaatgtatttaatttccttctgtgttAGAAGGAGGCATGGTCCAGAAGGTCCgggatttaaaagcaaaattgccTTGTCTTACATGTGATTTTCAGAAGTAGCAAATGCACTATTAAATTAATACCAGTTTTGCAATATACTTAATTTGTTAAGAAATTCACTGCTGACCAGTTTATTTCTGATATATAAAGTGTACCATCATAACAGCTATGGGCATTCCTATTAAGtaattcttaaaaagaaaaggtaaattcTGCTTACTTTATTCAAGCAAATTGTCTCCCGTGTTAAAAATGGTATTAAGATAAATTAGACCACCAGTATTAAAGGCAGCATTAATGCTCTTCAGCTTTCTATGGAATAATATTCCCTTCCTTGTGCAAGTCCCTTTACATCTTAGATagtgctccaagaaactgtattttgaaaaaaagaatgttccttgcattcatttttcttttcatctccctcttttgtctcttttctgGCAAGAGGAGTTCAGTGTTCACTAGCAAATGAGATGTTCAGTATTAGTGAACAACAGAAGTACTTTATAGAATTACTTCTTGCTGGTGAATCCATTTCTTTTATAAGCTCAAACAAAACATATCTTTAATGGATCTACTAAATATATTACCTGATAACATTCAGtggagttttggttttttccagtcttaCTTTGGAGAGGAGAATGATTTGCATAGTTCGCTCAGCAAGAATTTAGTGGTTTCTTGAGAGCAAATACAGAAGTTTTCAACTGGATGATCATGTGTTacaaatcagttttatttttcattttagatagGAGCCTActttgttaaaaggaaaaatgaagaaagaaaagttgagTCTTATTAGGTACTGAGTTGGACCATTTATTAATATTACATATGcaactcttctgctctttttgAAATACAGACTATCCccaaaaaaggaattttatagCTTTAGTCACATTAGAGCCTCATGGGACATTAATAAAGCCCTCagagaactatttttaaatatgtcaaAGGACTTTGCATTTGTATGCATGTGTCAGAGCACACAAATATGCAAGAGACAGTAGATGGGTCCCTTTGAGGATCTATTTGCATGCTCAGTGTGTTACCTGACAAAGTACACAGAGTCCAGCTGGGTAGCTGGGACTGCAGCTCCAGGAGAGCGGAGCTTAACACCCTGCAAAGCCTCCCGTGGGACCTGCACGAGCCACACAGGCCACAAGCACACAGATCCAAGGCCCTTCTCTGCCTGAATCGATGCCTTCCCCAAATGACCAGAAACAAACTCCCTTGGCAGCTCTTTAAATCCCAGGGCTCCCACAGCTCATTGTAAGAACGACGATGAGCAGGCACTGATGTTAACTGAGGGCTAGCTAGCTACATACAGAGCTAGTTCAAGCCAAAATCTTCATGCATAATTCTCAGAATAAGCATTTCTCTGCCTGTCTTGATAGTGAAGCTTACACCCTACAGCAGAAGCCAAAAAGATGCGTGCATCCCTGACTCACGGCCCTTAACTCTAGGTCACAGCAGGGTAGTGGGGAAGTTCAGGCTTGATCGTCTTATTCACCAAACAAATGCAAGCTTTGGGtcaaacaatttaaaatcatgccaggtttttaaaaagcaaaaactgtTCTGACtagagaaaaaagtaaaagaaagtgAAGAGTTATCatctcagtatttttaaatggcagagTTTCGTTCTGAAGGGTGCTTCACAGAACAGTGTAGGCAAAGGGTTAATAAACAGCAGTAGCAAAGCAATTGGTTTAGGTCTAGCTAACCATTCCATGCATTTCTTTCCTGCAAATTGGCAAATCAGTTATTCCCACAAATTTAATTAAGAAAGACAGTTACCTATGATACAGTGAAAGACTTGAATCAGGGCTCCTGCATGTTAAATGGCCACTCTAAGTACTAAATTACTGGCCAGTCCAAGAGAGGGGTCTCTCAAGATCTCCTGTTGGAGGTCTTCCTTCGAGCCTTAGGTTTTCTGGTCTGAGTTCACCTTTTGTAGAGTGAGGACAACAGCTTGTGGACCTACTGCAAGACCTTTGGAGCAGATCTTTTTGATTCTGTATTTGTATCGTGGGTCTCACTCTGCAAGTACAGAGCGTAGGTACTGCTATGGCATGGATAATACATTAAAGACTTTGAAGCTTCCAGGTGCAGTGATAAAGGAGGATAGATAAAAACCTCAAAGAGAATTTTATTATGAGTAATAtataaatatcagaaataaatgTTCAACATGAAATATTCCAATTCCACTGTCCAAATGCTTCACAGGACATTCTTCAGGAAATTGAAgaacaataataaaacaaactgGCACTGACTAGTCATATTAAGGAAATACTGAGAACAGACAGATTTGTAGCTACCTTTTATAATATCTCTTCTTCAAGTATTTTACAAAAGACCTTCCAGATTCTAATCTGATTAGAAACACACGCCTCTTCAATGTTTTTCTATAGCACAAGTAAGCAGAAATTACTTTGAGATGTGTGCAACCCTTTCTCTCTGTGCTCTgtcctttcctcctgctttccctttGAGAGAGGAAAACTGCAACAATTCAGCTGAATGTTAAAATCCATAAAATGGATGGAAAAAACCATGCCGTAAGAGATGGAGAGGTGAATATCCAGAActggtttttaaaaactgtacagAAATCTTCTGAGAGTTTGTACTCAGAAGAGTGTGCAGGAAGCATattaaaaggcaagaaaactctcagatatttattttgtgtAGCCAGAATGGATGCTaacctttcattttcaagagaCTGATGTTTTGCTCAGGTgttcctattatttttttttttttaatagatgaaTAAAAATTCTTCCAACATAATGGCTTTGGCTCCTACCACTTCTAACAAAAGAGAGACAGTGTGTATATTTGGAACTGGAGATTTTGGAAGAGCTCTGGGCCATAAAATGATTCAGTCCGGCTACCCCGTCGTGTTTGGAAGCCGGAGCACACAGACATCCAGCCTGATTCCCAAGGACGCAGAGGTGTTGAGCCACGCAGAGGCAGCGCAGAAAGCTACCATCATCATTATAGCAATCCAGAGGGAACACTACAACTTTCTTACATCACTAGCAGAAATTCTCCATGGAAAAGTCTTGGTGGACATAAGCAACAACTTAAAACTCAACCAGTATCCTGAATCCAACGCAGAGTACCTTGCTCAGCTGGTGCCCGGCGCTAAGGTTGTGAAAGCCTTTAACACCGTGTCAGCCTGGGCCTTGCAGTCGGGCACATTAGATGCAAGCCGGCAGGTAAGACTGAGCAAGGGGGGTTTCCTACGTCATAGAATTATATATCGCATGGTTTCTTGACAGCTAGACAAAGCACACATGGGACATACAAATCAGACAGGGTTGAGAGGGAATTTTCACTATAATTGtccatttcaaattaaatgtgAACTAAAATTTACTATTGGTTTGTAATATGGCATGACAAGGAATAGCGATAGCTTGCCTCCAAACTCAGTAAGGTGTTCGGACACATTAgggaagcaaggaaagaaagacGGCAGAGctagaaagagagagacagcaaATCAGGAGGAAATGAGGGCTTCATCAGTTGTTCACCAGGAATGTAAAGTTAAACAGAAAGGAGATAGGAGGAATATAtcaaaacaagaataaaatgaagagagaaaaaaaatggaggcaAGGGACGTGATGGGGTAATAGAATGAGTATGGGCAACAGAGGTGAGCTGGAAGGTGAACAAATTAATAGTTTTCTAAATCAGAATCCATCACCACAGAAGTTTATCACAACAACAGTGTGCAAACCACTTTAACCAGCTCCTTAACCACAGGTCAGtgagcccagagctgctcaTAGGAAGCAACACAGCAGCTTACTTGAAGACAAATCATTTATTACTGCTCTGTTCTCTGCCACTCTGAAGGATAATGCTCGTGTACAACATACAGTTTCCACCAGCTACTCAAACCATTGCtagctttgctttctgctgccagGTAAATGGATTAGGCTAAACCTAAGGACCTCCAAGCCTAGACTCTACAAGCCTTCAACATATCAACGAGAGCAGAAATTGCCCCATTTCTCCCAGTTCCAAAAGGAGTATTGTCTTGCATACTCACAGAAAAGACAGTTTCTTCACTATTTTATTAGACTtggaaagaaataatatttacttttgtGACAGGGCAATCGTGTTTTAAAGATCTCTGTCCCCAGTTCCCTGGAGTCCTTACAGACCACTTTAGCAGCAATTGAAAATTTTGCTCCTATTTACTCCTACAAAATCTTACAAGCTCCTTGCAGGTCTTCAGAAGAGTATATCGAGTCTTCCAGGCAAAGACTTGTACTCAGTGTGTTATACATTGTTCCTTTCAGAATCAAAATTTTGCCACTTGAAACAATCTCCTTCTCCAAAGAAGAGATTCCTGTTCTTAGTTCTTGGACCTGTTGGCCAAGAAAGTACCTATAGGTTACTTTTTGCCTATATAAATTAAGGCCAGCAGGGAAGCCAACAAGTAGCCTAGGAAGGCTGTGCTCATCACCCATATCCAGGCAGGACAGCAGTAGAGGATGTTCACAAAAGTCTGTCtaaataaaacttctgtttgtttttggcTGCAGGTGTTTGTCTGTGGAGATGACATGGAAGCTAAACAAATGGTGATGGATATTGTTCGTGCAGTGGGTCTCACTCCATTAGATCAGGGATCCCTCTTGGCTGCTCAGGAAATAGAAAATTACCCTCTGCAGCTCTTTCCAATGTGGAAGTTTCCCATCCTTTTGTCCCTTGGCTTAGTCGCATTCTTCTTCTTCTACTGTTTGATTCGTGATATAATATACCCTTATGTTTACGAAAACAaagacttttcattttttattgcaATTTCCATTCCAAATCGGATCTGCCCTATATTGGCACTCATCCTTCTTGCCTTGGTTTACCTCCCTGGTGTACTTGCTGCAATTATTCAGTTATACAGAGGTACCAAATACCGCCGTTTCCCAGACTGGCTGGACAAATGGATGCTGTGTAGGAAACAACTTGGACTAGTAGCCTTAGCATTTGCTTCTCTGCATGTTTTGTTCACTCTTGTCATCCCAATTCGCTCCTTTGTAAGATGGAGAATCAGCAGTCAAATCGTCTCCCAGGTAAGTTTTGTTCCCTACTCtatgtcttcctttcttctggcCCTGTTACAAATACTACCTTCTATCCTGAGCTTCAAAAATTCATGTGGATAGTCTAAAGTTCTTTACAATAGGGTTATTTTACTAGTTTCTGTGTTCCTTTTAACCATTGGTATATCCAAAGTTTGCCATTATTATGTTGAGTTGAGGAGATTTCTGGCCTCAGACTTCCTCCTAGGTAGTctacatatttaataaaataagca comes from Grus americana isolate bGruAme1 chromosome 2, bGruAme1.mat, whole genome shotgun sequence and encodes:
- the STEAP4 gene encoding metalloreductase STEAP4 gives rise to the protein MNKNSSNIMALAPTTSNKRETVCIFGTGDFGRALGHKMIQSGYPVVFGSRSTQTSSLIPKDAEVLSHAEAAQKATIIIIAIQREHYNFLTSLAEILHGKVLVDISNNLKLNQYPESNAEYLAQLVPGAKVVKAFNTVSAWALQSGTLDASRQVFVCGDDMEAKQMVMDIVRAVGLTPLDQGSLLAAQEIENYPLQLFPMWKFPILLSLGLVAFFFFYCLIRDIIYPYVYENKDFSFFIAISIPNRICPILALILLALVYLPGVLAAIIQLYRGTKYRRFPDWLDKWMLCRKQLGLVALAFASLHVLFTLVIPIRSFVRWRISSQIVSQVLNNKTEPLNNTNAWLSDSYLALGILGFFLFVLLGITSLPSVSNNVNWREFRFVQSKLGYLTLILCTAHTMVYGGKWFLSPSSYRWYLPSAYMLSLIVPCAVLVVKFVLIFPCLDKPLTRIRQGWERNPQHSEQSNYIINKSAV